A part of Bacteroidia bacterium genomic DNA contains:
- a CDS encoding 3'-5' exonuclease, which yields MFSQQELENILFLDVETVPVVATFQELPERLQPLWEKKSLLYQRNDPEKTPADLFAEKAGIHAEFGKIVCISCGYLQFDDGGIPHVTMKSYFGPDELAILQDFGRMLDKYTAVKDGRNVCAHNGKEFDFPYLGRRFVIHGLSIPYVLRVQGKKPWETRFIDTMELWKFGDYKAYTSLDLLAAVLGIPSPKDDMDGSQVASVFWNDRDYERIKIYCEKDVLTTAQVLLRMSRQPLIPVTPEV from the coding sequence ATGTTTAGTCAACAGGAACTGGAAAATATTTTATTTCTGGATGTGGAGACCGTCCCTGTGGTAGCCACTTTTCAGGAATTGCCGGAGAGGCTTCAGCCCTTATGGGAGAAAAAATCGTTATTGTATCAGCGAAATGATCCTGAAAAAACTCCTGCCGACCTTTTCGCAGAAAAGGCCGGGATTCATGCGGAGTTTGGAAAAATTGTCTGCATCTCCTGCGGATATCTTCAGTTTGATGATGGTGGGATACCGCATGTAACCATGAAATCCTACTTTGGCCCCGACGAATTGGCCATTCTGCAGGACTTTGGCCGGATGCTTGACAAATACACCGCGGTAAAGGACGGGCGCAACGTCTGTGCCCACAATGGAAAAGAGTTTGATTTCCCCTACCTGGGGCGAAGGTTTGTGATTCACGGACTGAGTATCCCCTATGTATTGCGGGTTCAGGGAAAAAAACCATGGGAAACCCGCTTTATCGATACTATGGAATTGTGGAAATTTGGGGACTATAAAGCATATACAAGCCTCGACCTTCTGGCAGCTGTGCTGGGAATCCCCTCTCCCAAAGATGACATGGACGGCAGCCAGGTAGCATCCGTTTTTTGGAATGATCGCGATTACGAGAGGATTAAAATATATTGCGAAAAAGATGTGCTGACTACTGCTCAGGTTTTACTTCGGATGAGTCGTCAGCCGTTGATTCCTGTTACACCTGAAGTTTAA
- a CDS encoding TIGR04282 family arsenosugar biosynthesis glycosyltransferase: MSDNRLLLIFVKHPVPGQVKTRLAEGLGEQKALEIYQKLLQFTFDITLKVDAEKVIFYGNDIPPSDLWSAEGYTRMNQDGKDLGARMQEAFRWGWRQGYGKIVIIGSDCPGLSKRKLTDAFEYLESYSTVIGPAKDGGYYLLGMNRPFPAIFQNKKWSTDTVLQDSIDDLQVANRSYFLLPELSDIDTKEDIAGTFLEEYLIN; encoded by the coding sequence ATGAGCGACAACCGCCTGCTGCTGATTTTTGTAAAACATCCTGTGCCCGGACAGGTCAAAACCCGCCTTGCCGAAGGTTTGGGAGAACAAAAAGCGCTGGAAATCTATCAAAAACTCCTGCAGTTTACTTTCGATATCACCCTCAAGGTTGATGCTGAAAAGGTGATATTCTATGGCAATGATATTCCTCCCTCCGATCTTTGGTCTGCAGAAGGTTATACACGGATGAATCAGGATGGCAAGGATCTGGGTGCCCGGATGCAGGAAGCCTTTCGCTGGGGCTGGCGTCAGGGGTATGGTAAAATTGTTATCATTGGCAGTGATTGTCCCGGCCTTTCCAAAAGGAAACTGACAGATGCATTCGAATACCTGGAATCCTATAGCACGGTGATCGGCCCCGCTAAAGATGGGGGATATTATCTTCTGGGCATGAACCGGCCTTTTCCTGCTATTTTTCAAAATAAAAAATGGAGTACTGATACAGTCCTTCAGGATTCTATTGACGATTTGCAAGTCGCAAACCGCTCATATTTCCTTCTTCCCGAATTGTCTGATATCGATACCAAAGAGGATATTGCCGGCACTTTTCTGGAAGAATATCTGATCAATTGA
- a CDS encoding Rieske (2Fe-2S) protein: protein MPRFEWYRITDIPVKPLTDGEDTVVTLSKTAGKKICLIRHKGKVFAMNARCPHSGGPLNEGIVNTHDQIVCPWHRFAFDLDTGNSESGGYFVETYETKIENRGLWVKLKKGFFT from the coding sequence ATGCCAAGATTTGAATGGTACCGGATTACCGATATTCCCGTAAAACCACTGACTGATGGTGAGGACACAGTTGTTACGCTAAGTAAAACAGCGGGAAAAAAAATCTGTCTTATCAGGCATAAAGGGAAAGTTTTTGCGATGAATGCCCGATGCCCCCACTCTGGAGGCCCGCTTAATGAGGGTATCGTCAACACACACGATCAGATTGTATGCCCCTGGCATCGGTTTGCTTTTGATCTCGATACCGGCAATTCTGAAAGTGGTGGTTACTTTGTGGAGACCTATGAAACAAAAATCGAAAACAGAGGTCTTTGGGTAAAATTAAAAAAAGGATTTTTTACTTAG
- a CDS encoding SpoIIE family protein phosphatase — MRPRIINGIILTMAILLWMVLVTFHLMQQIITIFPEDKAGMLLGGFWFKMSLVGFLLSNTIFISRIFANIEKLHVTTLLWRLFMIGMIGITVIMLITFANKVTESLVIHRYLGPVFFGLGLYALLIFFLSAIFIFRRFILYPRTRRKMIAWRLFLGFLYISLLFPFNWGNFSLGMYVVFSYIPISLITLALSANVRWIAYLNFNQKLRALGLFGLIMIVIVTYIVAARRLPFQLGISSGEYLNTQFFQYIILFSVVYSSFSILVLFFNLPTSSIFEMQSFEIASFSKINQAIQSNLDHADIMNTLLDASVMAANAKAGWIEMISDDTGIPEVRICKTISVQETQIIHQPVDLTQKILQDRKYLLIRNTRWRRSLVRPYGRPNGTSESRYRCLLGVPIISNSQAYGVIYVVNDLVNSFEDVTVQSLVSFAEQAGIALENAKLVRNSIELERYQEQLKIAKEVQTQLLPRNLPFSEAIEFIAMSENAQEVGGDYFDVLQPKDHIYKVAIGDVSGKGTTAAFYMAETKGIFHALARLDLSVRQFITTANQAISECMQKGFFMTLTYLEINTQDREIEMIRAGHCPAFFYDSAADQIRMLREGTLGLGIVRDMSFGKFMQETQKISYKYGDMLVLYTDGILEARNAAGEEYGYDRLQAEIEKNKKAAAAEVAASIVNSVKEFAQANIDDDYTVLIIRFR; from the coding sequence TTGAGACCACGTATCATCAACGGAATTATTTTGACCATGGCTATCCTGCTCTGGATGGTTCTGGTTACATTTCATTTGATGCAGCAGATCATTACGATTTTTCCTGAGGATAAAGCCGGCATGCTGCTAGGTGGGTTTTGGTTTAAAATGAGTCTGGTCGGTTTTCTTCTTTCCAATACAATCTTTATCAGCCGCATTTTCGCCAACATCGAAAAACTGCACGTGACCACGCTGCTATGGCGGTTGTTTATGATAGGAATGATTGGTATTACGGTAATCATGCTGATTACCTTTGCCAATAAAGTAACAGAATCTCTGGTCATTCACAGATATCTCGGGCCAGTGTTTTTCGGGTTGGGGTTATACGCCTTGCTAATATTTTTCCTCTCCGCTATTTTTATTTTCCGACGGTTTATTCTGTATCCGCGAACACGCCGCAAAATGATCGCCTGGCGGCTATTTCTTGGGTTTCTGTATATTTCCTTGTTGTTTCCCTTCAATTGGGGGAATTTTTCTCTCGGCATGTACGTGGTATTTTCCTACATACCCATCTCACTTATCACGCTTGCATTGTCTGCAAATGTCCGTTGGATCGCTTACCTCAATTTTAATCAGAAACTCAGGGCGCTCGGTCTTTTTGGACTGATAATGATCGTCATAGTTACTTATATCGTAGCTGCGAGAAGATTGCCGTTCCAGCTGGGAATATCTTCCGGAGAATATCTCAATACACAGTTTTTTCAGTATATCATTCTGTTTTCCGTAGTCTATAGTTCCTTTTCTATATTGGTTCTTTTCTTCAATCTGCCGACTTCTTCCATATTCGAAATGCAAAGTTTCGAAATCGCATCTTTTAGCAAGATCAATCAGGCGATTCAGTCTAATCTGGACCATGCCGATATTATGAACACATTGCTGGATGCAAGCGTTATGGCTGCCAATGCCAAAGCGGGATGGATCGAAATGATATCGGATGATACCGGAATCCCGGAGGTGCGGATATGTAAAACCATTTCAGTACAGGAAACCCAAATTATTCATCAGCCGGTGGACCTCACGCAAAAGATTCTGCAAGACCGCAAATACCTCCTGATTCGCAATACGCGTTGGCGCAGATCTTTGGTAAGACCTTACGGACGGCCCAACGGCACAAGCGAGTCCAGATACCGTTGTCTGCTGGGGGTACCGATTATCTCCAATAGCCAGGCCTATGGCGTTATTTATGTGGTCAACGATCTTGTCAATTCTTTTGAAGATGTGACCGTTCAGTCTCTCGTATCTTTTGCAGAACAGGCGGGTATCGCGCTCGAAAATGCCAAACTTGTGCGCAATTCTATAGAGCTGGAACGTTATCAGGAACAGCTGAAAATCGCCAAGGAAGTGCAAACACAACTACTTCCCCGTAACCTCCCTTTCTCCGAAGCGATAGAATTTATCGCAATGAGTGAAAATGCGCAAGAAGTCGGAGGCGATTATTTTGACGTACTTCAGCCTAAAGATCATATTTATAAAGTTGCCATTGGCGATGTTTCCGGAAAAGGAACAACGGCTGCATTTTACATGGCCGAAACCAAAGGGATTTTTCACGCACTGGCCCGCCTTGATCTTAGTGTAAGACAATTTATAACCACTGCAAATCAGGCTATTTCTGAATGTATGCAGAAAGGCTTTTTTATGACCCTGACCTATCTGGAGATTAATACACAGGATCGTGAAATAGAAATGATCAGAGCCGGGCATTGCCCAGCATTTTTTTATGATTCGGCAGCCGATCAGATTCGTATGCTTAGGGAAGGAACCCTGGGGTTGGGTATTGTGCGGGATATGAGTTTTGGCAAGTTTATGCAGGAAACCCAGAAAATCTCCTACAAATACGGCGATATGCTGGTGCTGTACACAGATGGCATTCTGGAAGCCCGAAACGCCGCAGGGGAAGAATATGGATATGACCGGCTCCAGGCAGAAATCGAAAAAAATAAAAAAGCCGCCGCCGCAGAGGTTGCCGCAAGTATAGTCAATTCAGTAAAAGAATTTGCCCAGGCAAACATTGATGATGACTATACAGTCCTGATTATCAGGTTCCGATAA
- a CDS encoding STAS domain-containing protein: MEIREQINENYTTLYPIGELDANSSIHLDEKIASMIQNGKVNIHVDCSDVSYMSSAGLGVFISHLEEISARSGKLILSNLSSGVFDVFDLLGLNQLVTIAENSDDIGKYF, translated from the coding sequence ATGGAAATCAGGGAACAGATTAACGAGAACTACACCACGCTTTATCCAATTGGAGAACTTGATGCAAATTCCTCTATTCATCTGGATGAAAAAATTGCATCGATGATTCAAAACGGGAAGGTTAACATTCACGTAGACTGTAGTGATGTATCTTATATGTCAAGTGCCGGGCTGGGAGTGTTTATTTCTCACCTGGAAGAAATATCGGCAAGGTCAGGAAAACTGATACTTTCCAATCTAAGCTCTGGCGTATTTGATGTTTTTGATCTTTTAGGACTAAATCAACTGGTAACTATCGCTGAAAACAGCGATGATATTGGAAAATATTTTTAG
- a CDS encoding ATP-binding protein codes for MKAYLRVRCNKEYLATIREFVKDRLVDLKVTGKVSHQIVLAVDEACANCMIHQHQCDNFSTIEVAIYREEGTLYTEITDTGKAFPINEYEPKQLDDIVKDGIKGGLGINLIRRIMDEIQVEEKRDCFVYRLGKRIDPNHPL; via the coding sequence ATGAAGGCATACCTAAGAGTAAGGTGTAACAAAGAATACCTGGCTACGATCCGGGAATTTGTAAAAGACCGACTGGTCGATCTTAAGGTGACTGGAAAAGTCTCCCACCAGATTGTCCTGGCTGTAGACGAAGCTTGTGCCAATTGTATGATCCACCAGCATCAATGCGACAACTTTTCCACAATAGAAGTTGCCATATACCGCGAGGAAGGTACGCTCTATACTGAGATTACCGATACTGGGAAGGCTTTTCCCATCAACGAGTATGAGCCCAAACAATTAGACGATATCGTTAAAGATGGTATTAAGGGAGGACTAGGCATTAACCTCATCCGCAGGATCATGGACGAAATTCAGGTTGAGGAAAAACGCGATTGTTTTGTCTACCGTCTGGGTAAACGCATCGACCCCAATCACCCTCTCTGA
- a CDS encoding YceI family protein, giving the protein MKKLIAISSLSLFCTILAYAAMSAWKINAQGSTVSFTIKNAGLNTEGTFTGLVGNIDFDPQNPSSGKIVASVEAASINTGINMRDKDLRSEHYLEVEKYPQIKFVSSTITKTTSGYSVTGTFTVKNTSKTVTIPFTFEEKVFKGSFSVNRLDYGVGEKSWVMGNEVKITFQIAVTAKS; this is encoded by the coding sequence ATGAAAAAGCTGATAGCCATTTCTTCATTAAGCCTTTTTTGCACGATCCTCGCTTACGCAGCCATGTCGGCATGGAAAATCAATGCACAGGGCTCTACAGTAAGTTTTACCATTAAAAATGCCGGACTTAATACGGAAGGAACTTTTACCGGACTGGTGGGTAATATTGATTTTGACCCACAGAATCCTTCTTCAGGAAAAATTGTAGCTTCAGTTGAAGCCGCTTCGATTAATACCGGAATCAATATGAGAGATAAAGACCTCCGCAGTGAACACTATCTGGAGGTTGAAAAATACCCACAGATAAAATTCGTTTCCTCAACCATTACGAAAACCACCAGTGGTTATTCAGTTACCGGTACTTTCACTGTCAAAAATACTTCAAAGACGGTGACGATTCCGTTTACATTTGAAGAAAAGGTATTTAAGGGTTCGTTTTCCGTCAATCGCCTGGACTATGGGGTTGGCGAAAAAAGCTGGGTGATGGGAAATGAAGTGAAGATCACCTTCCAGATTGCTGTTACGGCGAAATCCTGA
- a CDS encoding Do family serine endopeptidase, whose protein sequence is MKNILSYVLVSLVVSLASIAGYHYSGIGRQLIEVNQVPESMVFSANETMPRYNPVAPESVPADFHFAAETAMPAVVHIKSIQTVTRSYDPFYDFFGVKPRQFNNSRQQVSSGSGVIVSTEGYIVTNNHVIKDADELEVTLNDNRTYKAKVIGTDPSTDLGLIKIDAENLHILELSDSDEARVGEWVLAVGNPFSLASTATAGIVSAIGRDLEIIKDQMAIESFIQTDAAVNPGNSGGALVNLEGKLIGVNTAIASPTGTYAGYAFAVPSNIVKKVISDLRQYGEVQRAFLGLRYAQNLNGELASQRGLKITEGVLVEGLSDEGGSVKAGLKEGDVIVNIEGIQVKNDARLRELIGRKRPGDVIEVGVYRKGAIELLKVQLTDQNGGTEILASERNDMLSDLGIHFRDLTAKELERLGTEHGVVVSKLFAGKIRQSTTMKEEFIIVKVNQQTIKNADELVTFLNSAKGKVELTGFYPRSYQLYSYTFEM, encoded by the coding sequence ATGAAAAATATTCTCTCCTATGTTTTGGTTTCTCTTGTGGTAAGTCTGGCGAGTATTGCCGGTTATCATTACTCTGGTATTGGCAGACAACTGATCGAAGTAAATCAGGTACCCGAATCGATGGTATTCTCCGCCAATGAAACCATGCCCAGGTACAACCCTGTCGCCCCCGAAAGTGTTCCTGCTGATTTTCATTTTGCTGCAGAAACAGCTATGCCCGCAGTGGTTCACATCAAGTCTATTCAGACAGTCACCCGTTCATACGATCCTTTTTATGATTTTTTTGGCGTAAAACCCCGGCAGTTCAACAACTCCCGCCAGCAGGTATCCAGCGGGTCGGGAGTAATTGTGAGTACCGAGGGATATATTGTTACCAATAACCATGTGATCAAAGATGCCGATGAACTGGAGGTAACCCTCAATGACAATCGCACCTATAAAGCCAAGGTAATCGGTACAGACCCTTCTACAGATTTAGGACTTATAAAAATAGATGCAGAAAATTTGCATATTCTTGAGCTTTCAGACTCTGATGAGGCCCGGGTAGGGGAGTGGGTATTGGCCGTAGGAAACCCGTTTAGCCTGGCCTCTACGGCCACGGCAGGTATCGTGAGCGCCATTGGGCGCGACCTTGAGATCATCAAGGATCAAATGGCAATAGAGTCCTTTATTCAGACGGATGCGGCTGTCAACCCCGGTAACAGCGGAGGCGCGCTTGTCAACCTGGAAGGAAAACTTATCGGCGTCAATACGGCGATTGCATCTCCTACCGGAACCTATGCAGGTTATGCTTTTGCGGTGCCCTCCAACATCGTCAAAAAAGTGATCAGCGATCTGCGACAGTATGGCGAAGTGCAACGGGCCTTCCTGGGACTTCGGTATGCCCAGAATCTTAATGGCGAACTCGCTTCGCAGCGCGGACTGAAAATCACCGAAGGTGTACTCGTCGAAGGTTTGTCTGATGAAGGGGGCTCCGTCAAAGCCGGGCTTAAGGAAGGGGATGTGATCGTAAATATTGAGGGTATACAGGTGAAAAATGATGCTCGTCTGAGAGAACTTATCGGTAGAAAACGGCCCGGAGATGTGATCGAAGTAGGTGTTTACCGCAAAGGGGCAATTGAATTGCTCAAAGTTCAGCTTACCGACCAGAATGGCGGGACTGAAATTCTTGCCTCCGAACGGAATGATATGCTGAGCGATCTGGGGATACACTTCCGCGATCTTACTGCTAAAGAACTGGAACGCCTGGGCACAGAACATGGAGTAGTTGTCAGTAAGCTCTTTGCCGGGAAAATACGCCAGTCAACGACCATGAAAGAAGAGTTTATTATCGTGAAAGTCAATCAACAGACTATCAAAAATGCAGACGAACTGGTAACTTTCCTGAACTCCGCCAAAGGGAAGGTAGAATTGACGGGTTTCTACCCGCGCTCTTACCAATTATATTCCTACACTTTCGAAATGTGA
- a CDS encoding T9SS type A sorting domain-containing protein has translation MKKILLTLTMVFAFCMGYSQYYYIPYIHAGTNPGGLNTFSELPVGAGLDPSWTIIQEGSAVAPAWTPILNMPFLFNFNGQPAFQFKVSTTGVLTFETSSTVLPPSLNTSLPSALVPDKSVCIWGLNGAAADDKIVMRVFTNGPNKQLWISYINYGYNNSLPICNHYFSIVLEENTNNIYLVDQKGSAISTCSPSLTMGIQIDATEAVSVTGSPVVKSQASTDPTAADNTYYEFVYGEQPRQDVRGLSIDVPETIFLTDAPVVVKGKFLSVGADELKSFDLHYTINNGPEKVQHFSGSFPTLDVSHNVPWVPTALGTYDIKLWITDPNGEPDAKPADNELSRTVKVVEKAPGKLALIESFTQHNCGPCAAQNPALDALVHNNVHNTAVVKWVVTWPAPNDDPRHFFNVPANTARRTYYGVNGVPNTILGGNVLNAQPGDVTQSLVNGEVAKPNMFDFDFTESVTGGNINVSVAATALQDPGLGNLTLQVAITQDELHYPAPTGTNGEKNFYEIMRYAVPSAAGTQISTTVGQTSTVSGSFPVNAIFDKSFMRVVAWVQNDATKEVFAVAKSQGIYFCANGSKVITTPTVTEASCANNDGGISLSVSGGSAPYSYVWNTGETTQIITGKASGNYTVNITEAGGCSFSVPVKIGQKPSPNVVISPTAISCNGEVDGAIKAYVAGGATPYTYAWSTGANTKDISGVAPGNYTLVMTDADGCSVSTTTSVNNTALLAATGTSDHPDNGTNNGKASVVVTGGTHPYTYSWSHSAAVTGATASDLASGSYTVNITDYNGCQTSATLNVDSNVGIEDLAKAGINSMSVYPNPTQGAFTVNIELAKRDDLQLTIFDVNGKAVYQRNKTSVTNLNEQIDLSGVSAGIYTLKVTTSQGVGYERIVIK, from the coding sequence ATGAAAAAAATTCTCCTCACGTTGACTATGGTGTTTGCTTTCTGCATGGGTTATTCCCAGTATTACTATATTCCGTACATACATGCAGGCACAAACCCTGGTGGACTCAACACCTTTTCAGAATTACCAGTTGGCGCAGGATTAGATCCTTCATGGACGATTATCCAGGAAGGATCAGCAGTTGCGCCCGCATGGACTCCTATTCTGAATATGCCATTTTTGTTCAACTTTAATGGACAACCGGCCTTCCAGTTCAAGGTTTCGACTACTGGTGTACTTACTTTTGAGACATCCTCAACTGTTCTTCCCCCTTCTCTCAACACCAGTCTTCCCTCCGCGCTTGTACCAGACAAATCCGTTTGTATCTGGGGTTTAAATGGAGCTGCTGCCGACGATAAAATAGTCATGCGGGTGTTTACCAATGGCCCCAATAAGCAGCTTTGGATTTCCTATATTAACTATGGGTATAATAATAGCCTGCCGATCTGTAATCACTATTTCAGCATCGTTTTGGAGGAAAATACCAATAATATTTACCTTGTTGACCAAAAGGGTTCTGCTATTTCGACCTGTAGTCCTTCCCTGACTATGGGTATTCAGATTGATGCTACTGAGGCAGTATCTGTTACAGGTTCTCCAGTAGTGAAATCACAGGCTTCTACAGATCCTACTGCTGCAGACAATACCTACTATGAATTTGTTTATGGCGAGCAGCCCAGACAAGATGTTCGCGGACTTTCCATTGATGTTCCGGAAACGATCTTTCTGACAGATGCTCCGGTAGTTGTTAAAGGAAAATTCCTGAGTGTAGGCGCAGATGAGTTGAAGTCTTTTGACCTTCACTATACCATCAACAATGGTCCGGAGAAAGTACAGCACTTCAGCGGCTCATTCCCGACACTGGATGTATCTCACAATGTCCCATGGGTTCCTACTGCACTGGGCACCTATGATATCAAACTGTGGATTACTGATCCAAACGGAGAACCTGATGCAAAACCTGCTGATAACGAACTCAGCCGTACGGTAAAAGTTGTTGAAAAAGCACCTGGAAAACTGGCTCTGATAGAGTCCTTCACTCAACATAACTGTGGTCCGTGTGCCGCTCAGAATCCGGCGCTTGACGCGTTGGTTCACAACAATGTTCATAATACTGCTGTAGTAAAATGGGTAGTAACATGGCCTGCGCCTAATGACGACCCAAGACACTTCTTCAATGTTCCGGCAAATACTGCAAGAAGAACCTATTACGGAGTTAACGGTGTTCCCAATACAATCCTTGGTGGCAATGTACTCAATGCCCAGCCTGGTGATGTTACTCAGTCCCTGGTAAACGGAGAGGTTGCTAAGCCCAATATGTTTGACTTCGATTTTACGGAATCTGTTACAGGCGGGAATATCAACGTATCTGTAGCTGCTACTGCACTTCAGGATCCAGGCCTTGGAAATCTCACCCTTCAGGTGGCGATTACTCAGGATGAACTGCATTACCCGGCTCCAACAGGAACTAACGGAGAGAAAAACTTTTATGAAATCATGCGTTATGCTGTTCCTTCCGCAGCCGGAACCCAGATCAGCACAACTGTAGGTCAGACCAGCACGGTATCTGGTTCTTTCCCTGTAAACGCCATATTTGACAAGAGCTTCATGCGGGTTGTTGCATGGGTACAAAATGACGCTACTAAAGAGGTATTTGCCGTAGCCAAATCTCAGGGTATCTACTTCTGTGCAAACGGTAGCAAAGTAATTACAACGCCAACCGTTACAGAAGCTTCCTGTGCAAATAATGATGGTGGCATCTCTCTGAGTGTTTCTGGTGGTTCTGCGCCTTACAGCTATGTATGGAACACAGGCGAAACGACCCAGATCATTACCGGTAAAGCCAGCGGTAACTATACCGTGAATATCACCGAAGCTGGTGGTTGCTCATTCTCTGTCCCTGTAAAAATCGGTCAAAAACCTAGTCCGAATGTAGTAATATCGCCTACGGCTATTTCCTGCAATGGCGAGGTTGACGGTGCAATCAAAGCATATGTAGCTGGTGGTGCAACCCCTTACACTTATGCATGGAGCACTGGTGCAAATACCAAAGATATCAGTGGCGTTGCTCCCGGTAACTACACTTTGGTTATGACTGATGCCGATGGCTGCTCTGTATCAACAACCACCTCGGTAAACAATACTGCTTTACTGGCTGCAACAGGAACTTCTGATCATCCGGATAATGGCACAAACAATGGTAAAGCTTCCGTAGTAGTTACTGGCGGTACTCACCCTTATACCTACTCATGGAGCCACAGCGCAGCGGTTACCGGTGCTACCGCATCAGACCTGGCCAGCGGCTCTTATACGGTAAATATTACTGACTACAACGGATGCCAAACTTCCGCTACCCTCAATGTTGACTCAAACGTTGGTATCGAAGATCTCGCTAAAGCGGGTATCAACAGCATGTCTGTATATCCCAACCCAACACAGGGTGCCTTTACCGTCAATATTGAACTTGCCAAAAGAGATGATCTTCAGCTCACTATTTTTGATGTTAATGGTAAAGCTGTTTATCAGCGCAACAAAACCAGCGTAACCAATCTGAATGAGCAGATTGACCTTAGCGGTGTTTCTGCGGGTATCTATACTCTCAAGGTTACGACCTCTCAGGGAGTAGGCTATGAAAGAATTGTGATCAAATAA